In a single window of the Acipenser ruthenus chromosome 20, fAciRut3.2 maternal haplotype, whole genome shotgun sequence genome:
- the LOC117425519 gene encoding cerebellin-1, with protein MLVLLLSVVWLIGLVCGQNETEPIVLEGKCLVVCDSNPTSDTTGTALGISVRSGNAKVAFSSVRSTNHEPSEMSNRTMVIYFDQVLVNVGSNFDTERSTFIAPRKGIYSFNFHVVKVYNRQTIQVSLMLNGWAMISAFAGDQDVTREAASNGVLLQMEKGDRVYLKLERGNLMGGWKYSTFSGFLVFPV; from the exons ATGCTGGTGCTTTTACTGAGCGTGGTGTGGCTGATTGGGCTAGTGTGCGGCCAGAACGAAACCGAACCCATAGTCCTGGAGGGGAAATGCCTGGTGGTTTGCGATTCTAACCCCACCTCGGATACAACAGGGACGGCACTGGGCATCTCAGTGCGGTCGGGCAATGCCAAGGTAGCGTTCTCCTCCGTCCGGAGCACGAACCACGAGCCCTCGGAAATGAGTAACCGAACTATGGTCATCTACTTCGACCAG GTACTCGTAAACGTTGGGAGCAATTTTGACACGGAGAGAAGCACTTTCATCGCTCCACGAAAAGGGATTTACAGTTTCAATTTCCATGTGGTCAAAGTGTATAACAGACAGACGATCCAG GTGAGCCTCATGCTGAACGGATGGGCCATGATCTCAGCGTTCGCCGGGGACCAGGATGTCACCAGAGAGGCCGCCAGCAATGGGGTTCTGCTCCAGATGGAGAAAGGAGACCGAGTGTATCTCAAACTGGAGAGAGGAAACCTAATGGGAGGCTGGAAATACTCCACGTTCTCAGGATTCCTCGTCTTCCCCGTCTAA